A single Amphiprion ocellaris isolate individual 3 ecotype Okinawa chromosome 15, ASM2253959v1, whole genome shotgun sequence DNA region contains:
- the slc39a7 gene encoding zinc transporter Slc39a7, producing MGCVHLLVLTLATSAVLLLASHSAAAHSHSHGDHGHAHSHGHHHHGHHHHGHHHHGHSHGDDDDGPQVKMFHGASKWSAQANLPTHEEEHHGHAHGHGHAHDHGHAHDHGHAHSHDHGHGHAHHEDIVRVHKDSGHGHSHGGERVKRDMVELWTQAVGATLLISAAPFLILFLIPVQSNSDQHQNLLKVLLSFASGGLLGDAFLHLIPHALEPHSHHGDGDHGHSHAEEESHDHGHSHGAAHGHMMSVGLWVLGGIIAFLVVEKFVRLLKGGHSHGHSHGHSHAAPKEKDSDGEEEKEKKTKEKESKDEKVPKKEEIKSSDIKVSGYLNLAADFTHNFTDGLAIGASFLVGPAVGTVTTLTILLHEVPHEIGDFAILVQSGCTKRKAMCLQLLTALGALAGTACSLLAEGVGAAATAWILPFTAGGFVYIATVTVLPELLAGRSSFGQSLMEILALLFGVGMMVLIAEYE from the exons ATGGGCTGTGTACATCTGCTGGTACTGACACTGGCCACATCTGCAGTGCTGCTGTTAGCCTCTCATTCAGCCGCCGCTCACAGCCATTCCCACGGTGACCATGGACACGCCCACTCCCACGGCCACCATCACCATGGCCACCATCACCACGGCCACCATCACCACGGCCACTCCCACGGCGACGATGATGATGGCCCTCAGGTGAAGATGTTCCACGGAGCGAGCAAGTGGAGCGCTCAGGCCAATCTGCCAACGCATGAAGAGGAGCACCACGGGCACGCTCACGGTCACGGGCACGCTCACGATCACGGGCACGCTCACGATCATGGACATGCACACTCTCATGATCACGGTCATGGGCACGCTCATCATGAGGATATTGTTCGAGTCCACAAGGACAGCGGACATGGACACTCACATGGAGGGGAGAGAGTGAAGAGGGACATGGTGGAGCTCTGGACACAG GCTGTCGGTGCCACGCTGCTAATCAGTGCGGCCCCTTTCCTCATCCTGTTTCTGATCCCAGTCCAGTCCAACAGCGACCAACACCAGAATCTGCTCAAGGTGCTGCTGAGCTTCGCCTCTGGTGGGCTGCTGGGTGATGCCTTCCTCCACCTCATACCACATGCTCTGG AGCCCCACTCCCATCATGGAGATGGAGATCATGGACACTCAcatgcagaagaagagtcacatgaccacGGTCACTCCCATG GAGCTGCCCACGGTCACATGATGTCGGTGGGTCTGTGGGTTCTCGGTGGGATCATCGCCTTTCTGGTTGTAGAAAAATTTGTGCGTCTGCTGAAGGGAGGACACAGCCACGGACATTCCCACGGCCACTCGCATG CTGCTCCAAAGGAAAAAGacagtgatggagaggaagaaaaggaaaagaagacgAAAGAGAAGGAAAGCAAGGATGAGAAAGTGCCAAAGAAAGAGGAGATAAAGAGCTCAG ATATCAAGGTGTCCGGTTACCTGAACCTGGCAGCTGACTTCACCCATAATTTCACCGATGGTCTGGCAATCGGAGCTTCATTCCTGGTCGGTCCGGCCGTGGGCACCGTCACCACCCTGACCATCCTGCTGCATGAGGTCCCACATGAGATCGGAGACTTTGCCATCCTTGTCCAGTCTGGCTGCACCAAGAGGAAG GCCATGTGtctacagctgctgactgctCTCGGAGCTCTGGCCGGGACGGCTTGTTCGCTGTTGGCCGAAGGCGTCGGCGCCGCTGCGACCGCCTGGATTTTACCCTTCACAGCCGGCGGGTTCGTGTACATCGCCACGGTGACGGTGCTCCCGGAGCTGCTGGCTGGTCGCTCCAGCTTCGGCCAGTCTTTGATGGAGATCCTGGCGCTGCTGTTCGGAGTCGGCATGATGGTTCTGATCGCAGAGTACGAGTGA
- the LOC111562474 gene encoding major histocompatibility complex class I-related gene protein-like isoform X1: MKKLLAFLFFCHVACSVKHSLILFITATSGVPDFPEFMVSIQVDEVQVGYCDSNIRTAETKQDWARKFMKDNPRQLEYYVKECYNTQHFFRATINSLMKLLNQTGGVHILQRMSGCEWDDETGEIRGFNQYGYDGEDFIALDLQMLTWIASKPQAFITKLRWDTDKARLEFNKNYFIHLCPDLLKKYVQYRKSFLQRTDHPSVSLLQKTPSSQVTCHATGFYPDRVDLFWRKDGEELHEDVDKGEILPNHDGTFQMSVDLNISSIAPEDWKKYDCVFQLSGVKDDLITKLDKSVIRTNWVSPSGFPAGAVIGVVVGLLLLLLCITGLFIWRKKTNGFRPANTSDSEDSNSDPN; this comes from the exons atgaagaaattattggcttttctcttcttctgtcacGTTGCATGTTCGG TGAAACACTCCTTGATATTATTCATCACTGCAACTTCTGGAGTCCCAGACTTCCCAGAGTTTATGGTTTCTATTCAGGTTGATGAAGTTCAGGTGGGTTACTGTGACAGCAACATCAGGACGGCTGAAACCAAACAGGACTGGGCACGAAAGTTCATGAAAGACAACCCACGACAACTGGAATATTACGTTAAGGAATGCTATAACACCCAGCACTTCTTCAGAGCCACCATCAACAGCTTGATGAAACTCTTAAACCAAACAGGAG GTGTCCACATCCTACAGAGAATGAGTGGCTGTGAATGGGATGATGAAACTGGAGAAATCAGGGGTTTTAATCAATATGGATATGATGGTGAAGACTTCATAGCGCTGGACCTACAGATGCTGACATGGATCGCTTCAAAACCACAGGCGTTCATCACCAAACTGAGATGGGACACAGACAAAGCTAGACTAGAGTTCAACAAAAACTACTTCATCCACTTGTGCCCTGACTTGCTGAAGAAGTATGTGCAGTACAGGAAGAGTTTTCTGCAGAGAACAG aTCATCCATCAGTGTCTCTCCTCCAGAAGACTCCCTCCTCTCAGGTCACCTGCCACGCTACAGGTTTCTACCCTGACAGAGTCGACTTGTTCTGGAGGAAAGATGGAGAGGAGCTTCATGAGGACGTGGACAAAGGAGAGATCCTCCCCAACCATGATGGAACCTTCCAGATGAGTGTTGACCTGAACATCTCATCAATCGCtcctgaagactggaagaagtacgactgtgtgtttcagctgtCTGGTGTCAAAGACGACCTCATCACCAAACTGGACAAATCAGTGATCAGGACTAACTGGG TTTCTCCATCAGGGTTTCCTGCTGGTGCTGTCATTGGAGTAGTTGtaggtctgctgctgctgttgctctgcATCACTGGACTCTTCATCTGGAGGAAGAAGACTAACG GGTTCAGACCTGCTAACA cctCAGATTCTGAAGACAGTAATTCAGATCCTAACTGA
- the LOC111562474 gene encoding major histocompatibility complex class I-related gene protein-like isoform X2 gives MKDNPRQLEYYVKECYNTQHFFRATINSLMKLLNQTGGVHILQRMSGCEWDDETGEIRGFNQYGYDGEDFIALDLQMLTWIASKPQAFITKLRWDTDKARLEFNKNYFIHLCPDLLKKYVQYRKSFLQRTDHPSVSLLQKTPSSQVTCHATGFYPDRVDLFWRKDGEELHEDVDKGEILPNHDGTFQMSVDLNISSIAPEDWKKYDCVFQLSGVKDDLITKLDKSVIRTNWVSPSGFPAGAVIGVVVGLLLLLLCITGLFIWRKKTNGFRPANTSDSEDSNSDPN, from the exons ATGAAAGACAACCCACGACAACTGGAATATTACGTTAAGGAATGCTATAACACCCAGCACTTCTTCAGAGCCACCATCAACAGCTTGATGAAACTCTTAAACCAAACAGGAG GTGTCCACATCCTACAGAGAATGAGTGGCTGTGAATGGGATGATGAAACTGGAGAAATCAGGGGTTTTAATCAATATGGATATGATGGTGAAGACTTCATAGCGCTGGACCTACAGATGCTGACATGGATCGCTTCAAAACCACAGGCGTTCATCACCAAACTGAGATGGGACACAGACAAAGCTAGACTAGAGTTCAACAAAAACTACTTCATCCACTTGTGCCCTGACTTGCTGAAGAAGTATGTGCAGTACAGGAAGAGTTTTCTGCAGAGAACAG aTCATCCATCAGTGTCTCTCCTCCAGAAGACTCCCTCCTCTCAGGTCACCTGCCACGCTACAGGTTTCTACCCTGACAGAGTCGACTTGTTCTGGAGGAAAGATGGAGAGGAGCTTCATGAGGACGTGGACAAAGGAGAGATCCTCCCCAACCATGATGGAACCTTCCAGATGAGTGTTGACCTGAACATCTCATCAATCGCtcctgaagactggaagaagtacgactgtgtgtttcagctgtCTGGTGTCAAAGACGACCTCATCACCAAACTGGACAAATCAGTGATCAGGACTAACTGGG TTTCTCCATCAGGGTTTCCTGCTGGTGCTGTCATTGGAGTAGTTGtaggtctgctgctgctgttgctctgcATCACTGGACTCTTCATCTGGAGGAAGAAGACTAACG GGTTCAGACCTGCTAACA cctCAGATTCTGAAGACAGTAATTCAGATCCTAACTGA